The Oceanispirochaeta sp. genomic sequence CCATGAGTCTTGCCAACAGGGCAGAGAGAACTCCAACCTGACCCGAACCTATGATGACCACTCTGGAGTCTGTGGTCAGTCCTGCTTCCATGATTCCAGGTCCTGTCAGGGTAAGCTCAAGGGCTCTCATGGCCACGGCCATGGGGTCCAGGAGGACGGCGATGTCGGAGGGCATAGAATCAGGTACCTTCCAGACATAGGTTTCGGGGAAAACATAGACGTATTCGGCAAAGCCTCCCATGAAGTAAGGCCAGTTACTGATGTTGGAGCTGATGGTTTCTTTTCCTTCCAGTCCCAGTTTGGAGTAGGGGACACCGTAGACGAAGGAGTTGTCGCAAACAGTGCAGGTTCCGGGTCTGCTCGACAGACATCCGGCACATTTTCCACAGGTTATCCAGGGATAAAGCACTATGCGGTCACCCTCCGAGAGAGGTCCGCCGAAAACATTCAGACTCTTGTTGGCCTTGGAGCCCATGGAGACGATTGTCCCGGTTACTTCATGGCACATGATGGCCGGGTAGGGTGGATTATCCTGGATGAGATGTCCATCGGTACCGCAGATTCCTGCGGCCTCTACTTTTAGCAGAAGGCCGTCCTCTCTGACTTCCGGGATGGGCAGCTCCTGGATTTCTATATTGTAGCGGCCCTTCCATATGGCGGCTTTTCCTGTTTGGCTCATAATTGACTTCCTTTAGGGGATGGATCATTTTATTATCCCCCTCACTCAGGGCTCTGTCAATTATTACCTTTAATGGCCAGTACTGCATTCTGGCCACCGAAGCCGAAGGAGTTTGTCAGGGCTGCCGAGAATTTGACTTCCCTTGCCGTGTTGGGAACTGTGTCCAGAGGACAGTCCGGATCGGGGGTGTTCTGATTTATCGTGGGAGGGATTATTCCATTGTATAGGCTTAGTACTGTGGCTGCGGTTTCGATGGCTCCGGCTGCTCCCAGGGTGTGTCCTATCATGGATTTGTTGGAGCTGACCGGTATTTTGGAGGCTTTCTCTCCAAATACATTTTGAATGGCCCTTGATTCGGTCCGGTCATTGGCCTGGGTGGATGTTCCGTGGGCATTGATGTAGCCGATATCTTCAGGCTTGAGTCCTGCTTCGGCCATCGCCAGTTCCATGGCTCTACCCGACCATTTCCCATTCTCTTCAGGAGCGGCAATGCTGGAGGCATCGGCGGTCATGCCGATTCCCGCCAGGCAGGCATAGATTCTGGCGCCCCGTTTCTCGGCATGGCTTCTTCTCTCCAAAATCAGAGCCGCGGATCCTTCTCCGATGACAAAACCATCTCTGTCTTTATCAAAGGGACGGCTGGCTCCCCGGGGATCATCATTCCGGGAGGACAGGACTCTCATACAGCTGTAGGAATCTACCACAAGGGGAGTGATGGTCGATTCGGTTCCTCCGGCGATCATCACATCCGCCTGGTTCAGTCTGAGGATCTGTATGGCCGAGGCGATGGAGTGAACTCCTGTGGCACAGGCCGAGAGAACTGCCATATTGGGGCCGTGGAGTCCCAGTTCAATGGCTATATTTCCAGCAGCCATATTAGGTATGATCCTGGGTACTGCCAGAGGATGGCCTTTTCCCGGTCCTTTTTCCGCGAGGATGGAGAACTGTTTTTCCAATATTTCATAATCTCCGGCAGCAGAGCCCATGATACATCCTGCTCTGACAGGATCAATCGTCGTGAGATCCAGATGGGCATCCCTGACGGCTTCGAGGGAGGCACATACGGCAATCTGGGAGAATCGGGACATCTTGCGGGCATTCTTTTTTTCCATAAAATCCGAGGCTTTGAAGTCCTTGAGCTCACAGGCAATGGTTGTGGCGAAACCCTCGGTTACAAAAGCCCCGATGGGAGCAGCTCCGGACACTCCGGAAATCAGATTTTGCCAGAAATCTTCCTTGTTCAGACCTATGGATGTTATGGTTCCGATTCCAGTTACGACAATATCTTCATTCATAATCATTGCAGTACTCCTTAATTCTTTTATTTTGACAGAATGCATGAAATTGTCAATGTACAGGACTAGTACATATTGACTATTTTTGACATCATCTGTTAAAACGTCAGAATAACATTTACTCTTTTAAAATGATCCGGTAATATCGGAGTGATATTTCAGAAGAGAATATATTGAGGAGTCTGTCGTGAACTATCCAAAAATAATACAAGGCGGTATGGGTATTGCCGTTTCAAACTGGTGTCTGGCCCGGGAAGTCGCCTTGGCTGGTCATTTGGGGGTCATCTCAGGAATTGCTCTGGATGGTATTTTGGCCAGACGGCTGCAGGATGGCGATCCCGGCGGACATATGAGACGGGCCCTTAAGGCTTTTCCTTTTCAGGAAACGGCCAAACGGATACTGGACAAGTATTTTGTTCCTGAAGGATCAGGTAAAAAATATGTTCAGGTTCCCATGTTTACAGTCAAAAACAATAACCACCTGGATGAACTGACTGTGGCGGCCAACTTTACAGAAACATACCTGGCTAAAGAAGGTCATCCCGGACATATCGGTGTGAATTATCTGGCTAAGGTTCAGCTGCCTACACTCTCTTCCATATATGGTGCCCTCCTGGCGGGAATTGATTATGTCATCGTTGGTGCAGGAATCCCTCTTGAAATCCCGGGCATACTGAAGCGTCTTTCTGAAAATAAGGATGCTTCTTTAAGACTCAGTGTTGAGGACGCAGACAAGACTGAAAGTTTCTTTTCCCACTTTGATCCGGCGGCCCTTTTTGGAGCCAAACTCCCCTCCTTGAAAATGCCTCGTTTTCTGCCCATTGTTTCGTCCAATTTTCTGGCGACCATGATGACCAAGAAAGCATCAGGACCAATTGATGGTCTCATCATTGAGAACCACAATGCCGGAGGCCACAATGCTCCTCCCCGAGGAAAACTGACCCTGGATGAAGCAGGGGAGCCCGTGTACGGTGACAGGGATGCGGTCGATACAGAAAAACTGAAAGAACTGGGACTCCCCTTCTGGCTGGCCGGATCATTCGGGACTCCCGGCGGACTCAAGGCCGCCTTAAAGGCGGGAGCTGCGGGTATTCAGGTTGGTTCGGCCTTTGCTCTGTGCCGGGATTCCGGGATTTTTCCTGAACTGAGAAAAAAAATCATTGCCGCTGTGAAGAAGGGAGATAGTTCTGTATTCACCGATGCTGAGGCTTCTCCTACAGGATTTCCTTTCAAAGTATTAAAACTCAAAGATACCATTGCTGAAAAATCTGTGTTTGAAATGCGGAAGAAGATCTGCAATCTGGGCTATTTGAGACATATCTATAAAAAAGAAGACGGCAGCCTGGGATACAGATGTTCTGCCGAAGCTAAGGAAAGCTTTGTCATGAAGGGGGGAGACCCTCAGGAAGCGGATCAGAACAAATGCTGTTTGTGTAATGCCCTGTATGCTACGGTCGGACTGTCTACAAGCTATGCCGACGGGAGTATTGAGAAACCCCTTGTGACACTGGGGTCCCACCTGGATACATTGAAAGAACTTGTTCAGACAAAAATAGACTTTACAGCCCGGGATGTGATTGATTACATCATGAATGGGAAATCAGAACCGGCTACACAATCCTGATAGTGTGGTCCGGTTCTTTTAATAAAAAGACTTTAACGGTCGACTCTGGCGCCGCCGCCTCCGACGATCTTTTCAACCTCTGCCAACGTGGCCATGGTTGTATCTCCGGGGGTGGTCATGGCCAGTGCACCGTGAGCCGCACCGTAATTGACGGCTTTATCTGCATCATTGAAGGTGATAAATCCATAGATCAGGCCGGAGGCAAAGCTGTCTCCCCCACCCACCCGGTCCATAATTTCAAGTCCGGGTCTGTGCTGTGCCTCATAGATTGTCCCGTCATACCAGGATATGGCTCCCCAATCGTTGACCGTGGCTGATTTGACGCCTCTCAGGGTTGTCGCTGTGGCCTTGAAGTTGGGGAATGCTGCTGTGGCTTTGTTGATCATTTTCTTGAAGCTGTCTGTTTCCAGTTCCCTCAGATTATCATCTGTTCCTTCCACCTCAAAGCCCAGACAGGCCGTGAAGTCTTCTTCATTTCCAATCATCACATCCACATATTTTGCTATTTCTCTGTTCACTTCCTGGGCCTTGGCTTCACCGCCTATGGCTTTCCACAGGGAGGGGCGGTAGTTCAAGTCGTAGGAGATGATGGTTCCATACTTCTTGGCTGCCTTCATGGCTTCGATGACGACTCCGGGTGTGGTCTCAGAGAGGGCTGCGAATATTCCGCCTGTGTGAAACCACTGAACTCCCTGGGAAAAAATTCCTTCCCAGTCGATGTCCCCTTCTTTCAGCTGGGAGACAGCCGTATTGCCTCTGTCTGAACAACCGACGGCTCCTCTGATGCCGAATCCGCGTTCTGTGAAGTTCAGGCCGTTTCGGGTATCCCGGCCGCAGCCGTCGTATTTATCCCATTTGATGTAGGAGGTATCCACTCCGCCCTGGAGGATCAGGTCTTCTACCAGACGTCCTACAGGGTTGTCAGCCAAAGCGGTGACAACAACGGCTCTTTTACCGAAACAGCGTCTCAGTCCCCGGGCAACATTGTATTCACCGCCGCCTTCCCAGGCGGTAAACTGCCTTGCTGTATGGATTCTCCCTTCACCGGGATCCAGGCGAAGCATCACCTCTCCCAGGGACAGGATGTCATATCTGCACTCGGATGCAGGTTTAATAATTAATTTTGACATGGTTTTCTCCTTTTATAAGAACGTTCTACCAGAATGTACTAACAGAGCCATTACATGGCTCTGGTGGTTTTCTAGTATAGGCCTAAGGGCCTAAGGGTATGTTCTACCAGAGTCCTGACAGGACTCTGGTGATTTGTATGATTAGGCCTAAGGGTATGTCCTACCGGAGCCATAACATGGCTCCGGTGGTTTTCTAGTATAGGCCTAAGGGCCTAAGGGCCTAAGCCGAAGGGTATTTTGCTGCCAGTTCAACAGCTTCTTTGACGATCTTGGCAATCTTGTCCCAGCTGCCGGATTCAATGTCCGCCGCTTTTCCAACCCAGGTGCCGCCGGCACAGGGGACTTGAGGAATAGAGAGATAGTCTCCCAGGTTGTCGGTGTTTACGCCGCCTGTAGGCATGACATTGATTCCCATGTGCTTATAGGGACCGATGAAGTTGGCCAGCATTTTGGTACCGCCCATGGCTTCGGCCGGGAAAAACTTGACCATTCTGATGCCGAACTGCATGATCTGCTCCAGCTCGGAGGGGGTACAGAATCCGGGGAAGAAGGGATAGCCCGACTTGACGGCTTCTGTCACTATCACGGGATTAAAGCCAGGGGCTACCGCAAACCGGGCGCCAGCATCGAAGGCTCTGTGAAGGTCTTCGATTGTGAGGACTGTTCCGGCTCCCAACACCAGTTCGGGAAACTGCCGGGCCGCTTCTTTGATGATCCCTTCGGCAGCCTTGGTTCGGAAGGTGATTTCGGCTGCTTTGAGACCGCAATCATTTAAGACTTTGCACATCCTGATGCCGTCTTCCACCTTTTCGATGGCCAGAACGGGAACGACTTTAACCTTTCCCAATGCCTGAACAACAGCATCGCATTTTTCTTTGTATTCACTCATTCTATACTCCTTGAGTTCGTTGTGAACTCGTTGTTTCAATAGTCCTACTTTATCATGACTTCCTAAAATGAAACAGGGTTTTAAAAACTGAAAATGTAAATTTAATTATTTTTTATCTGGTCTTTACGGAGTAATCTGGTCCAGAGTCGGTCTTCAAATCTATCAAGATTCTCTGCTGCCTCCACATATTCGACTTGTGCAAAATCTAAATCCTCGGAGGCCTTGAAGTCTTGGGCCATCGTCTCGGTCAGGCAAAGGAGGGAGAGAATAAGGGCATATGTTATTTTCATACTTACATTTTAATGGTTTCGGGCTGGTTTTGCCTTTCTTTTGTACCTATGACCTTTTGCAACATTGAAGGGAAAGAATCTGCTTGACAATCGGGGTCTGGTGTTTTAAAACACTAAAAGGGCCTGGGGTGACTCGTATAACCCGGGGCTGGAATCTATTTTAATTATTAATGGAGAAACTCATATGCTAAATAAAATACCAAAAATCCTCTCACCCGAACTGGTTAAGATTTTGATGGAAATGGGTCATGGTGATGAAATCATCATTGCTGATGGAAATTTTCCCTCAGCCAGCTGTGCTCAGCGCCTGGTCAGGGCCGATGGTCTCAGCGGTACGGACATTCTGGATGCGGTGCTGGAACTCTTTCCTCTGGACCCCTACGGTGAGGAAGCCCCGGTTTCTCTGATGGAAATTGTTCCCGGGGATACGGTAGAGACTCCCATATGGGATGAATACAAAGGCATTGTCAAAAAGCATAATGCTTCTTTCAAGGATTTCAACTTTATCGAGCGCTTTGAATTCTATGAAAGAGCCAAAAAAGCATTTGCTGTTATTGCCACAGGAGAAGGTGCTTTGTATGCTAATGTGCTGATTCGTAAAGGGGTCGTCGTCGACTGACCCTCAAAGGGAAGGTTTCAATGGGATTATCACTGCCGCGTATTCTGATCCTGGATACAGGTGGAACCATCAGTCAGACCGCTAGTGCTGATGGTTCTCTTGTTCCCTGTTCTACCGATTACATCGAGATGGTTCCCCGTCTTCATGATATTGCCCGGCTGGAAGTCCTGCGTCTGGAGAGGATGGACAGCAGCGATATGACTTCAATCCTCCGGATGGAGATGGCCCGGCTCATATACGAGAATTACGACGGTTTTGACGGATTTGTGGTGATTCACGGAACTGATACCATGGTGGAAACAGCAGCCGCCCTGAGTTATATGGTTCAAAACCTGGGGAAACCCGTGGTTCTGACGGGGGCGCAGCTGCCTATTTTTGCACCCGGTCCGGACGGCCTCAATAATCTGTATTACTCAGTTAAGGCGGCTTCCATGGATCTGGGAGAGGTGGTTATCTGCTTTGGAGACCGCATCCTCCGGGGAAACCGGAGCATTAAAGAGAATGTGCATGGCTTTAACGCCTTTCATTCCTTTCGGGTTCCCCCTCTGGGGGAGCTGGGAGTCTCTGTCCGTCTTCTGGACCACCGCATCCCCCGCAGTACTTCCCGGCCCTGTTTCTTCTCTTCCCTGAATTCCGGGGTTCTCTACCTTCCCATGACTTCCGGCAGTTCCATATCCCTTTTGGAGGGTCTTCAGGATTATCCTGGTCTGGAGGGTCTCATTCTGGGAGGTTTCGGTTCGGGTAATCTGCCGGCTCATGAAATTCCCGCCTTAAAAAAGATCCTGTCCAGGGGCATCCCCGCTCTGGTCATCACCACCTGCCTGAAGGGGCATACCATACTTTCCCTCTCTGGGGCGGGGCGTAAGGTTTCTGATGCAGGGGCCCGGGAGGGGTTTGTTCTTACGGCCGCGGCAGCCCTGCAGAAGATGATGTATGCCCTGGGACGGGTCGGCATGGAACAGCCCGGTTTCACGGGGCATAAGCGAATGGATGCGGTTTACCGCCTGTTGGTTGAACCTGTGGGATGTGATCTGGATAAATCACTGCTCCCGCTGGTATGAAGCATTCTCCGGGGCGAGTCGATGGGAAAGGTTTCCTGTCATCATCATCCCTGCTGAGCCGGGGTTGCTGTGTCAAAACGAGAAAAAACCACTCTTCCACAGGGAATGAAAGTAATTCCGCCTGGTGTCCAGTATAATCATATTTGAAGGATCTTTCTTTGATCTTATTCCTGTGTTTAGTCACTGGCTTTTTCCTGATGGAGATTTGAGATGTCTGACATGCCCGGATTCTGACTTATGATGCTGCCCCGGGCATGGTATAGTTTGGATGAATACAGTCCTGTTCAACAGAGTTATAAATAACCGGAAACAATGGGATCGAAATTGAGGGAGTTTCCAATGAATACAGTACTGATAAAACAGTGCAGCCGTGTGTTTCAAAGTGCTGCCAAAGGGGTCTTGAAGGATTCGGATATTCTGATTGAAGGGAATATCATTAAAAAGATAGGACAGAATCTGGATGTTCAGGCCGACAGGGTCATTGATGGGCGGGGGAGGGTTGTTATCCCCGGGCTGGTCAATTCGCATCACCACTTTTACCAGACATTTACCCGCAATCTTCCGGCTGTTCAGAATGCTGAACTCTTTGAATGGCTGGTATATCTCTATGATATCTGGAAGCATCTGGATATAGAATCGGTTTACAACTCCTCCCTACTGGCCATGGGAGAACTTTTAAAGACAGGCTGTACATGCGCCACAGATCATCATTATCTCTATCCCCGTGACATTGACGGGGACATCATGGCGACTCAATTTGCCGCCGCGGACAAGCTGGGAATGCGCTTTTCTCCAACACGGGGGTCCATGTCGTTGAGCAAAAAAGACGGGGGCCTGCCTCCGGATACGGTTGTTCAGGATGAGAAGACGATTCTCAAGGATTCTGAGAGGGTCATCAAGGCTTATCACGATCCGGATGACTTCTCCATGAAGAAAATTGTTCTGGCTCCGTGCAGCCCCTTTTCGGTTACCGAACAGCTGATGAAGGACTCTGCCGCCCTGGCCAGGGAGTACGGGGTGCGCCTCCATACCCACCTGGCGGAAACCAGGGACGAAAATGAGTTCTGCCTCCAGGTCTATGGCCGCCGGCCCCTGGAGGTCATGGCCGACTGTGATTTTCTGGGGGAGGACGTTTTCTTTGCTCATGGAGTTCACTTCAATGATGAAGAGCTGGACCTTCTGGCCCATACAGGGACTCATATCGCCCACTGTCCCACTTCGAATATGCGTCTGGGATCCGGTATTTGCCGTGTGACCGAAATGATTCCCAGGAGTATAAATGTCGGTCTGGCCGTGGACGGGTCAGCCTCCAATGACTCCTCGGATATGCTGGGAGAAGTCCGGAACGCCCTGATGCTCCAGAGGGTTCATTACGGAGCGTCGGCAGTCACTACAGCGGATGTGCTCAAACTGGGTACAGAGAATGGAGCCCGCCTCCTTGGTTATGATAAAGTTGGACGTCTGGAAGAGGGAATGGCGGCAGATCTGGCCGTCTTCAATATGGATAAACTGGAGTATGCCGGTGCCTTGAGCGATCCAGTGGCGGCGTTGATCTTTTCCGGATACAATCATGAAGCAGAATACACCATAGTCAACGGAAAAATAGCCGTAGACAAGGGAAAGCTGACGGCTGTGGATGAAGAGGAATTGAAAGATTCCTGCATGCGCCTGTCTGCAGAATTATGGAAAAAGGGAGGAGTTCAGCTATGAGCGGTATGTTTTTAAAACCTCTGACAATAAAAGAAGCTGTCACAATGAAAGCCGAGTATTCAGGGAGTCTATATCTGGGAGGCGGGAGTGAAATCAATAATCCTGCATCCATATCTCATGGAGAGGTCTATATCTCTTTGGAAGCCCTGAACCTGAAGGCCTGTGTGAAGGGGAATCATACTTATATTCTGGGAGGAAGTACGACCTTTCAGGAACTGATTGACTGGGATGAATGCTACCCCCCTTTGAAAGAAGCAGCCTTGTTTTTGAGCTCACGGAATGTCCGGAACCAGGCAACATTGGGTGGAAATATAGGTGCTCATCTGCCTGATTCCTATCTGGTCCCCATCTTGATGGTTCTGGATGCAGATTTGGAGCTGGGCACAGAGGAAATAATTCCCCTGTCCAGGTATATCGAAGAAGACAGGCATGATCTTATCATCAATGTGCGCTTTGCCCATAACAAGGGTCATGGCGCAGTTAAAAATATTCTGCGGAGCGCGGGGGGGCTTTCTGTTCTTTCCGCTGCCGTATCCCTTCAGACAGACCAGGGGAAGATTATAAAGGCTGCCATCGCCGTCAGCGGCCTGGGTGAGAAAATTACCAGGCTGACGAGTGTGGAGGAGGCTCTTATCACAGGACATGTCAAACCCGGCAACGAGCTGGAAGAGGCCGTTAAAAAAGCCGTTACTGCAAAAAGTGATCTGAAGGGGTCGGCGGAATATAAAAAAGAGCTCTGCGCTGTCATCGTTCAGGACTGTGTAAACCGCTGTCTGGAGGCTTCAGCATGAAGATTGAATTTATATTAAACGGAAGAACACTCTATACGAATGTGGATGACTTTCAGAATGCACAGGTATTCCTGACCCAGCAGGGGATGATCTCAGTCCGAGACAGTGATCATCATGCAGGATTCACCGGCAGCGATACCATCCTCCTGGATGGGAAACCCGTCAATGCGGGACTTCTGGTCGCCGCTCAGTTGGACGGACATTCCGTCGAAACCGGAGAATCCCTGTCGGGTGTCAATAAAATGGGATATCTCCAGGCGGCTCTTGTCGATGCCGGTGCCGTCCAGTCGGGCTACAATGCTCCTGCCTCGGCTCTTATCCTGAAGGAACTGCTGGAGCGTATTGAAAAACCGACGGATTCAGATATCCGGGACGCTTTTTCCGGCCTTTTTGTCCGGGATTACGGTTATATCCCTCTTTTCAAAGCGGTAGAACTGGCTCTGGAATACCGGGATGACCCCGATTTTGCCCATGGCTCAGCCAAAACTAAGATTGCTCCCGAGTTCCGGGAAGACCTCCGGGACGTGGGAACACCACGCCGCAAGGTGGACGGTGCCCAGCTGGTGATGGGACGCAAAGCCTATGTGGAGGACCGGGTTGAACCGGGCTCCCTGTATATGAAGCTCTTAAGGAGCAGTTTTGCTCATGCCTATATCACGAAAATTGATACTTCCATGGCCGAAAGCCTCCCCGGTGTCGTATCCATCGTGACCCATGAAAACTGTCCGGATGTCTATTATGGATCGGCCGGTCAGGGATTTCCCGAACCCTCTCCCTATGATAAGAAGATGTTCAATCAGAAAATCAGGCATCACGGTGACAGAATCGCCGCTGTCGTGGCCGAAACCGAGCAGATTGCTCTGGATGCCATCGCTCTGATTCATGTGGAATATGAAGCTCTGCCAGTGATTCGCTCCATCGAAGAAGCTAAAGCAGAGGGAGCTCCGATTGTTCAAAACGGATGGATAGAGTACGTCGCAGGCGCTCCTGATGATCTGGAAGAACAGAATAAGGGAGCCGATCCCAGAGATGGAAGAGTCATCTATCAGTTTCCCATTGGCGGAAACCCGCGAAAGAATATTGCTGCTTCCGTAGATGGCGGTATTGGAGATGTGGAGGCTGCTTTTAAGGACTCTGATGTAGTCCTGGAGAGGGAGTATGAGTCCTCTCAGATTCAGTGTACACCATTGGAACCTCATGTTGTTTATACAAAAATGGAAGGGGACCGCCTGGTCATTCATGCGTCCACCCAGGTTCCCTGGCACCTCCGGCGCATCGTGGCCCTGGTGCTGGGAATCAAGGAAAATAAGATCCATGTCATCAAGGAACGGGTCGGTGGAGGATACGGCTCCAAGCAGGATATCCTGTTGGAAGAGCTGGCTGCCTGGGTTACCTGGCAGACCGGAAAGTCCGTATTCTATCAGTACTCCCGCAAAGAGGAGTTTATTGCCTGCACCACACGGCATGTGATGAAAATCAAGGTGAAAATCGGTGCCAAAAAAGACGGAACCATGACGGCTATCGACATGACCGTCGAAGCCAACACAGGGCCTTTCGGGAACCATTGTCTCACTGTGCCTATGAACGCCTGTTCCAAGTCGCTGCCACTTTTCCTCTGTGATCATTTTCACTTTGATGTAACCACATACTACAGCAATATCCCTCCAGCCGGTGCCTACCAGGGATACGGTGCTCCCAAGGGTTCCTATGCCCTTCAGATGGCCGTGGCCGAACTGGCCGAAGCGCTGGGAATGGATCCCCTGGCGCTGATCGAAAAAAACAGAGTTCGAGAAGGGTCCATGCTGGATATTCTCAAGTGTCTGGGTGAAGGACGGGAAGGCAAGGCAGCCCCTGTCATCAGCTGCGGTCTCGACGGTTCCCTTAAAAAGGGGGCTGAACTGATTGAGTGGGGAAAGAAGGTAGAATCGGCAGATCCCGATGTCAAAATCGGCAAGGGTGTTGTTATTATACAGCAGGGTTCGGGTCTGCCTGGACTGGATCACTCCAATGCGGAGGTCAAACTTTTAACCGACGGGACCCTTTTAGTCCGTTCAGGTGGAGCCGATCTGGGTACGGGTCTTGATACGGTTTGTGTGAAGGTCGCCGCTGAGGTTCTGTGCTCCCCTATGAATGACATTGCCATCCGTTCCGGAGACTCGGATACCACCAGTTTCGACACTGGAGCCTATGCCTCCAGCGGTACCTACTTTTCCGGAAATGCCGCCCTGAAAGCCGCAGAGGATCTTAAGGTCAAGATCTTGAAGGCCGCCGGTGAAATGCTGAATGAACCTGTCGAGAATCTAGTTCTGGAATACCCCTCTCTTGTCAAAGGGAAAAAAGGTCAGGTCAGTTTTGAGGAGATATCCCGTGACAGCCTCACAGGGGAGGGACGAGGCCAGCTCATCGGGTCAGCCTCATATACCACCGAGGATTCGGCCTTTCCCTACGGGGCCCATTTCTGTCAGGTGGCAGAGAATATCCGCAGCGGGGCCGTAAAGATACAGAAATACTATGCCC encodes the following:
- a CDS encoding alcohol dehydrogenase catalytic domain-containing protein; translated protein: MSQTGKAAIWKGRYNIEIQELPIPEVREDGLLLKVEAAGICGTDGHLIQDNPPYPAIMCHEVTGTIVSMGSKANKSLNVFGGPLSEGDRIVLYPWITCGKCAGCLSSRPGTCTVCDNSFVYGVPYSKLGLEGKETISSNISNWPYFMGGFAEYVYVFPETYVWKVPDSMPSDIAVLLDPMAVAMRALELTLTGPGIMEAGLTTDSRVVIIGSGQVGVLSALLARLMGARQVIMIGSRETRLRLTKEIAASDHIIDYHQYSRQERIDKVRDLTSGGADVVIQCSNNVDTFVDGLEMMRRMGTFVEVGNMVNQGREVSFDPARLVCSKHARILGMSANHPAAFNKAFGILERHEALGLEKMFTHKTNLQGLLETLKKMNDHDYLKGIVHP
- a CDS encoding asparaginase produces the protein MGLSLPRILILDTGGTISQTASADGSLVPCSTDYIEMVPRLHDIARLEVLRLERMDSSDMTSILRMEMARLIYENYDGFDGFVVIHGTDTMVETAAALSYMVQNLGKPVVLTGAQLPIFAPGPDGLNNLYYSVKAASMDLGEVVICFGDRILRGNRSIKENVHGFNAFHSFRVPPLGELGVSVRLLDHRIPRSTSRPCFFSSLNSGVLYLPMTSGSSISLLEGLQDYPGLEGLILGGFGSGNLPAHEIPALKKILSRGIPALVITTCLKGHTILSLSGAGRKVSDAGAREGFVLTAAAALQKMMYALGRVGMEQPGFTGHKRMDAVYRLLVEPVGCDLDKSLLPLV
- a CDS encoding nitronate monooxygenase, which encodes MNYPKIIQGGMGIAVSNWCLAREVALAGHLGVISGIALDGILARRLQDGDPGGHMRRALKAFPFQETAKRILDKYFVPEGSGKKYVQVPMFTVKNNNHLDELTVAANFTETYLAKEGHPGHIGVNYLAKVQLPTLSSIYGALLAGIDYVIVGAGIPLEIPGILKRLSENKDASLRLSVEDADKTESFFSHFDPAALFGAKLPSLKMPRFLPIVSSNFLATMMTKKASGPIDGLIIENHNAGGHNAPPRGKLTLDEAGEPVYGDRDAVDTEKLKELGLPFWLAGSFGTPGGLKAALKAGAAGIQVGSAFALCRDSGIFPELRKKIIAAVKKGDSSVFTDAEASPTGFPFKVLKLKDTIAEKSVFEMRKKICNLGYLRHIYKKEDGSLGYRCSAEAKESFVMKGGDPQEADQNKCCLCNALYATVGLSTSYADGSIEKPLVTLGSHLDTLKELVQTKIDFTARDVIDYIMNGKSEPATQS
- a CDS encoding 8-oxoguanine deaminase, with amino-acid sequence MNTVLIKQCSRVFQSAAKGVLKDSDILIEGNIIKKIGQNLDVQADRVIDGRGRVVIPGLVNSHHHFYQTFTRNLPAVQNAELFEWLVYLYDIWKHLDIESVYNSSLLAMGELLKTGCTCATDHHYLYPRDIDGDIMATQFAAADKLGMRFSPTRGSMSLSKKDGGLPPDTVVQDEKTILKDSERVIKAYHDPDDFSMKKIVLAPCSPFSVTEQLMKDSAALAREYGVRLHTHLAETRDENEFCLQVYGRRPLEVMADCDFLGEDVFFAHGVHFNDEELDLLAHTGTHIAHCPTSNMRLGSGICRVTEMIPRSINVGLAVDGSASNDSSDMLGEVRNALMLQRVHYGASAVTTADVLKLGTENGARLLGYDKVGRLEEGMAADLAVFNMDKLEYAGALSDPVAALIFSGYNHEAEYTIVNGKIAVDKGKLTAVDEEELKDSCMRLSAELWKKGGVQL
- a CDS encoding RbsD/FucU domain-containing protein — encoded protein: MLNKIPKILSPELVKILMEMGHGDEIIIADGNFPSASCAQRLVRADGLSGTDILDAVLELFPLDPYGEEAPVSLMEIVPGDTVETPIWDEYKGIVKKHNASFKDFNFIERFEFYERAKKAFAVIATGEGALYANVLIRKGVVVD
- the eda gene encoding bifunctional 4-hydroxy-2-oxoglutarate aldolase/2-dehydro-3-deoxy-phosphogluconate aldolase produces the protein MSEYKEKCDAVVQALGKVKVVPVLAIEKVEDGIRMCKVLNDCGLKAAEITFRTKAAEGIIKEAARQFPELVLGAGTVLTIEDLHRAFDAGARFAVAPGFNPVIVTEAVKSGYPFFPGFCTPSELEQIMQFGIRMVKFFPAEAMGGTKMLANFIGPYKHMGINVMPTGGVNTDNLGDYLSIPQVPCAGGTWVGKAADIESGSWDKIAKIVKEAVELAAKYPSA
- the fabF gene encoding beta-ketoacyl-ACP synthase II — encoded protein: MIMNEDIVVTGIGTITSIGLNKEDFWQNLISGVSGAAPIGAFVTEGFATTIACELKDFKASDFMEKKNARKMSRFSQIAVCASLEAVRDAHLDLTTIDPVRAGCIMGSAAGDYEILEKQFSILAEKGPGKGHPLAVPRIIPNMAAGNIAIELGLHGPNMAVLSACATGVHSIASAIQILRLNQADVMIAGGTESTITPLVVDSYSCMRVLSSRNDDPRGASRPFDKDRDGFVIGEGSAALILERRSHAEKRGARIYACLAGIGMTADASSIAAPEENGKWSGRAMELAMAEAGLKPEDIGYINAHGTSTQANDRTESRAIQNVFGEKASKIPVSSNKSMIGHTLGAAGAIETAATVLSLYNGIIPPTINQNTPDPDCPLDTVPNTAREVKFSAALTNSFGFGGQNAVLAIKGNN
- a CDS encoding sugar kinase, whose amino-acid sequence is MSKLIIKPASECRYDILSLGEVMLRLDPGEGRIHTARQFTAWEGGGEYNVARGLRRCFGKRAVVVTALADNPVGRLVEDLILQGGVDTSYIKWDKYDGCGRDTRNGLNFTERGFGIRGAVGCSDRGNTAVSQLKEGDIDWEGIFSQGVQWFHTGGIFAALSETTPGVVIEAMKAAKKYGTIISYDLNYRPSLWKAIGGEAKAQEVNREIAKYVDVMIGNEEDFTACLGFEVEGTDDNLRELETDSFKKMINKATAAFPNFKATATTLRGVKSATVNDWGAISWYDGTIYEAQHRPGLEIMDRVGGGDSFASGLIYGFITFNDADKAVNYGAAHGALAMTTPGDTTMATLAEVEKIVGGGGARVDR